A single window of Drosophila suzukii chromosome 3, CBGP_Dsuzu_IsoJpt1.0, whole genome shotgun sequence DNA harbors:
- the ppk15 gene encoding pickpocket protein 19: MARTINAEENAQREKKSNGFVAHIKDYCSNCTLAGFAYMANSRLHFTERIFWLICVIVSSLGCYHLIIEYQRSFPSRAVSIVYESLPPFSKWQFPSVSVCEVAHKGKLFHTMEEFIKGLGIDVAGGYPYEVESGIASILFPVLYNENALKGKCGIAPTECPGPCADCPAKDYRKILKWYGANCSDLFVECKLSGDPFDCCRYFRPLLTPYGRCYMLNSLQNNEPGSKHWLPNQLDPADRKAVITMVTQMEIQVNLMNAEDIPHTAFAPPGILAITPGLGKYMQFNQVIMTNDPDVREVDSKIRSCLFPDENPPTSVYKAYSFSVCITECIRELQMKMCNCTAFMYNPNADKRFPDCDLDGYFCLEKTRAIKPDSRVLLSNNKRNNESCGCLPSCNDGDIYTIYEPNIMTRTGNKYFNVTLDMPFLPTDQYRRQAIRSRLDVVVSMGGMLGLFLGASILSAIEFIYYFTMRPLNNMLRERSATERTNRIQLQERE, from the exons ATGGCTCGAACTATAAATGCAGAGGAAAATGCCCAAAGGGAGAAGAAGAGCAACGGATTCGTGGCCCACATTAAGGattactgctccaattgcacACTGGCCGGATTCGCCTACATGGCCAATTCCAG GTTACATTTTACGGAACGCATCTTCTGGCTGATTTGTGTGATCGTTTCTTCGTTGGGCTGCTACCATCTGATCATCGAATATCAGCGGAGTTTTCCCTCGAGAGCCGTGAGCATTGTGTACGAGAGTCTACCACCGTTTTCCAAATGGCAATTTCCCTCGGTCAGCGTCTGTGAAGTTGCCCACAAGGGCAAATTGTTTCACACTATGGAGGAGTTCATAAAAGG TTTGGGAATAGATGTGGCCGGTGGGTACCCATACGAAGTGGAGTCCGGGATAGCGAGCATTCTTTTCCCCGTATTATACAATGAAAACGCATTGAAGGGCAAATGTGGAATAGCCCCGACGGAGTGCCCAGGGCCATGTGCAGACTGTCCTGCGAAAGACTATCGGAAAATTCTCAAATGG TATGGAGCCAACTGCTCGGACTTATTCGTCGAGTGCAAGTTATCAGGAGACCCCTTCGACTGTTGCCGGTACTTCCGACCCCTGCTGACGCCTTATGGCCGTTGCTATATGCTGAATTCCCTGCAGAACAATGAACCAGGCTCGAAGCATTGGCTGCCCAACCAATTGGATCCAGCCGATCGGAAGGCCGTGATAACCATGGTCACACAAATGGAAATCCAAGTGAACTTGATGAATGCCGAGGATATTCCGCACACGGCCTTTGCTCCGCCTGGTATATTGGCCATTACTCCGGGACTGGGAAAGTATATGCAATTCAATCAGGTAATCATGACAAACGATCCGGATGTCAGGGAGGTCGACTCGAAGATTCGCAGCTGCCTCTTTCCCGATGAAAATCCACCGACAAGCGTTTATAAGGCCTACAGCTTCAGCGTCTGCATCACCGAGTGCATCAGGGAATTGCAGATGAAGATGTGCAACTGCACAGCTTTTATGTATAATCCAAATGCAGATAAACGCTTTCCGGACTGCGATCTGGATGGGTATTTCTGTTTGGAGAAGACACGGGCGATCAAGCCGGATTCCAGGGTTCTCTTGAGTAACAACAAGAGAAACAACGAAAGCTGCGGTTGCCTGCCTTCCTGCAATGATGGCGATATCTATACCATTTACGAACCCAACATAAT GACTCGAACGGGAAACAAGTATTTCAACGTCACATTAGATATGCCCTTCCTGCCTACGGATCAGTATCGGCGGCAGGCGATTCGCTCTCGATTGGATGTCGTGGTCTCCATGGGCGGGATGCTGGGACTTTTCCTGGGGGCCAGCATTCTCAGTGCCATCGAATTCATCTACTATTTCACAATGCGACCCCTTAACAACATGCTGCGAGAACGTTCCGCCACTGAAAGAACTAACCGAATACAACTTCAGGAAAGGGAGTAA